Part of the Plasmodium malariae genome assembly, chromosome: 9 genome is shown below.
ataaaaataacgATAAGAATAACGATAAGGATAACGATAAGAATAACGATAAGAATAACGATAAGAATAACGATAAGAATAACGATAAGAATAACGATAAGAATAACGATAAGAATAACGATAAGAATAACGATAAGAATAACGATAAGAATAACGATAAGAATAACGATAAGAATAACGATAGCGATTTAGGTAAGGACGATCTAAGCGGGAtggaggaagaaaaaaaaaaaaaaaaaaggcaaaaattacgagtcaaaaaaaaaagagatgaTATAAGTGACAGTGAGCAGAATGAAGAAGATGCACTTGGCCGTAAGGATGGAAAGAAAGAAAtggaaagaagaaaaaagaataagaaaaaattgaaggGATTAAAAAGGAGTAAATTTATAGATAGTGTGGCTGAGGAAGGAGAGCTATCGGAAGAGGATGATCACAATGATAATGAAGATGAAGATACCATGAATGATGATgtaaatgataatgataattacAGTAGCTTAAATagtagaattaaaaaaaaagagtctTCTgctaaaaatgaatatagtGGGCTGGGACTGGACGATGAGGATGAGGATGAGGAAGACGAGGAAGGGGAGGGAGAATACGAAAATGATATggtatattcaaataaaacagaaaagaaaaaaaaaacacattttgatgaaatattagaaaatttaaaattaaaaagaaagaggGTTCAAAAAATATCAGAAGATGACGGTCTTCAATATTGTGAGAATGTGTTGAATCAAATGATATTAATGCATGAACaagacataaaaaatatgaaagaaaaaaaaccaGCAACTGCTAAATTGCAGATTATTGACCAagtatgtaaaatattaacaaaaccGAAATGGAAaccattttttatgaaattaaatatatatcatgttTTAGCTTTATGGTTAATGCCATTATCTAAAAACACATTACCTAATTTTACAATACGAACAAATTTGTTGAGAGTAATACAACAATTACCTATAACTATTAAATCGTTAAGAGGAAGTCAACTAGGAAAAATTATGACATACTTACATACACATAAGGATGAAACAgatgaaaacaaaaagttaataagaaatattttgcAAAATTGGATGGGACCTATTATAGGTATTAATACGAATTATAAACAATTCTTAAAAGAAAGACAAAAACGAATAGTAGAAAATCCAGAGTATCATAAAAAAGTACTGGAAAAGGCAAAAACTTTAATACCTGATTCTATATCtatagaaaaagaagaagagcAAAATGAGTTCAAGCGGCATGCTACTGTACCTTATAATAGTGAATGTTCTTTTCTAATTAATGTACCATCATCTGTACCTAATTCTAGTAAGAAAATAATTccaaaaagtaaaattaaaaggcTTATTGATAATATGAAATTGTTGAAGAGATCTAGGAAATCACAAAAGGTTTCTATTGAAGGAAAGGGGGTTGCCATAGCTCCATAATTTGTTTATAGTTACTAGTACTTATTGAAGATCAAAAACACAGATTGACACAACATCGCGTTCTTTGCTTTGTATACTCCACGTTTGTACAGTGAAATGCATGAGTATGCGTACAGGTGTGCACAACCTGAATTTTGAGCAAGTAAACAGCTGTTCGTTACGAGGTaagcatatatttaaaaaaaaaaaattgtttttaactgttaatattttttttatcttttattttttttaaccgttaacattttttttgtaattttttttaatttttttttattttctttatttttttttgtaatttttttttttttttttttaaattacataataCTTCCTTTAACCATTCAAAATGTTACAGCAAGAGAAGGTGACTGGACCATTTGTATGTTGCAGGGGGAAAAACAATTAAAGCATGCGATGAGTTTCTTATTTTACCAtatttttgctatattttattatagcaATCAAATGTACCTTATGATATTTCattgtatacatttattgaTAATCAATCTGTGTAGTGAGTTTAAGTGAATTTACCTATATAATActcaataaattttattttgaaaaaaaaaaaaatgtatggaAACATAATGAAATTGCTTTAGGCGGAATTGCATCGCGCAGAGgtgttataaattttttttatgtgttaatgtattcttttctttttccatttccacatcccttttcttttttttttttttgtgtgtgtGTGAGTGTGCTGGTATAATTAAGGCAACGCTACTATCTGATTGAATATGTATTAGTACAGTTACACTACTAATGCGCAACATAACTTTTATTTgttccatttatttttaaattaaaataaaatttaaatttaaaattaaaattaaaagtaccttttttttcataaacgTCTATTAATTCGCATTTCTGATAATTTCTGACCATTTTTGTCGCATTTTTCGAAATTGTCTtgggaaaaatattttttgaggTTAAAAATACACAACATAATTTAGCATTTGGGGGTTCTCAAACTGTTGACAAAGTGAATCAGGTTGGAAGGGGGGAAGAGGAAAAACAGATGACCCATATACacgcatatgcatatacatatacacacgcacgcatatatacatacatacgtatgcGTAGCTCCACTGTGCCAAATTTTAAACAACGTCCAAGCGGCATCTCCCCTTGCAAATTTTAAACAAGGAACGGAAAAATATAGACAGGTTCAGCATGTACAGAGGGAAGCATCCCATGTGCATTATTGTGCATCTGTGAATTAtcaggggaaaaaaaataaatgcatataaatatacatacgtacacacatacacatatatacatatataaaaagttaatcGACTTTACCACtacacaaatataaaaagctATTACCACGGTTAACAGCCTGTACTTTGTACAATGAGTTTCCACATTGTTAATTTGTCTTTGAagcaattattttattttattttttttatgatattcCGTTGGTGCAAGTTGAAAGGGTTTCccttgaaaaattatttaaaaattaattttttttttttttttcatataatcgGCAAGAACAAAAGCGTAAAAATTTGATGATCGAAATAGGCTATACCATCCAAAGGATCGATCAttcgtaatatatatatatatatatatttatgtgcgCGCGTATATGTTTgtgtttgtacatatatttttatgtgcaTGTATTTTTGCATGCGCATATATTTACGTTCATTTGAATATAAGTACATCCATGTGTATGCAATGGAACCCTCTTTCTCCTTCCAACAATACGAAAGgatcataatttttcttttatacgTGTACATTTTAGTGAATTTCCTTTTTGcataatttgtttattcgtataatttatttttttttatgtataataataattttatagaaaCGTATTTATGGGagtacaaaataaaataaaaagtgagGATGAATACTTCTATATCCGCATGTATTTGCATGTGTAAGgtttgttcataatatttgttACTCATTTGGAGTACTTACAAGAGAAGTAACAAGTAAAAAATTGCATTAAGTGGACGATTGTCGTAATAAATGAAACTTGCATTAACAAGATATACAGCGTATTAACAAGCTAAGCAACGCACTAACAAGATAGGCAACGCGTTAACGAATGCAAACTCCACGAACGAAGTTAAACTTCCCACTAAGCTTAAGTGTCAAGTTCCATTTAACGGACTTTTCAAATTTGTCcataaaagtaaattttaCCTGCACACGCAAGGACGTATGAATGAAAAGGGGAggaaggaataaaaaaaaaaaaaaaaaaaaaaaaaaaaaaaaggaatatacataagaaaaaatgaaaaatgaagtaaaaagtGAAGGTAAGAATCATACAATATCTGATGGGAAGAACAATGCCAAATGTGAGGGAAAAAACGACGtaacaaaaaagagaaaagacCAAGCACTAAAAGATTATATATACcaaaatatactaaaaaaagacatatttatgaacatatttaaaggaagaaataattatagtaacaatgagaaaaaaaagataagtgAGAATATTgaaattgcaaaaaaaaaggaggataatacaaataatgtCGATATTATCCATAATGAGGATGAAGAGTACATGCTATTTTtgagttatatatataatgatgtAACTTCATtcattgaaaataataaagattaCAATTTAAAAGAGTTCGACTTTTTGGACACTGAGGATCTTATTATGGAAATATGTGCTAACATATGTCATAAGActtataacaatataaaaatgatgttTAACAAATCGAAAGAAAGTGAAACAACTTTTCATATAGACAGCTGTATGAATGAGAAACATGAACAACATAGCAACACTAGTTTGAATGactcttcctttttttttatacctcCGATGGAGTTCGTTGTgtcatatattcataagcTGCAATATGGTAAAGGCGATATTAGCAGAGGTGTGGTAGACTTCATAAGAAGTAACAACTACGATAAGCATCCCTTGCTATACAGTTGTGAGCCCAACGAGATAGGCAGGAATGAAGTTAAAAATGAACATGTAAATACTAGAGACGAACAAGGAGAAGAACAACAAGTTATGTCTAAAACGTTTTTCCAAAAAGATTGTCCTCAATTTACTAAGTACCAACAGAATgatgagaaaaaaatgtgtatgaTTACACAAGAAAAATCTCTTTCTGTAGAAGAACACACTATTTCTAATAACAACGAAGATGTAGCAGAGTATCCCTGTTCTGCTTCTAATATGTGTAATGGGAATATTAAACCCATTCATGCAAATTTAGACCATTTTAGTTttcataatgaaaaaaaatatgacaaCGAacttaaggaaaaaatgccTATTAGTTATATGTTAAATGGagatgaaaaaagaaatttagaATTTTGGACAAACcataagaattatattaattctgTACATAAAACTCAGTTAATGGGAAATAATCCTTCCACtcaaaatataacaataaatagAAATGACAATTTTGAAGATTTTGAGGATCCTCATAGTAATGATATCTCCAATTCAAACAATTCAGATGGAGATTccttttgtaaatattatgactgtgttaataatttttcttcaaatttttttagcGCGGAGGTTAAGGAGGAACACAACATGATATCCATGAATAATGAGGGAAAGGGTTACACTCATTTCGAGAATGCAAAAACAGAGCGGAAAGATGATATGTCAATTTCGAACTGCAGAACGATGAGGGATGTCAACCTGAACATTATCAGTAACGTTAGCAGTAGTTTCCACTGTGGTGGTATCGGGAAAGATGGTGATAACCATTACAACGATAACGAGAAATTCAACACTTGTGGTAGTACCTACAACAAGGAGCACGAAGACAGCGCTTCTAACAAAGAAGAGGGGGAAGAACATACTCCAAGAAAAACTGACTCTTCTTTTAGTTCTCATATTTCGTATTCATCCGAAGCGATAAAAACTATTTTTCCTGTAAAAGAAATATCATGTAATATCCAGCagcaaaaaatgaattttttgaATCATGAAATTATTTCTGACCATGTTAAGGTGAAGGATATTCACGCCGATGTAAAGGTGTTGCACCACTGTGATTATAATATGGATGAAGATACAAATGATGATGATACAGTAGGTGGTGGAGGTAGTGATATAGGTTCTATCGGTGTTAATAGTAACTGTGTGCAAAATAACGATTCAACTGATAACATTATTAACACAGGAAAGGATGGATTTCCAGTTAGTGCTTATGATGACTCTTGTAATATTACGAGTAGTAATTACTTAAGTACAACTGGAAAACTAAATGATAATATGGAGGAATATAACCTCGATACGCAAGGAATCGCAGGGGATACAAACGGAAATTCGTTTGAAAATGCAAACAATGGTATTGTATGTCTTccaaaaaaagaatgtaaCACTCgggaggaaaaaaataggaCGAATTACAATGCTGCTGCTACTACGTGTACtactactaataataatgattataataataccaGTGAAAGCATGTCAAAAGACGAAGAGGATGGTGAGAGcgaattttcaaaaaaaaaagtagaattCAATGAAAGTGAATACTACGAAAAAGCAGAGAAACGAATGATAaacaagaaaatatttaaagatgAAGATCAAAAGGaatttactaaaaattataatttacatgatgattattattatttcaaatatttaaataaatgtgaAAATACAGCCAACCCTTATCGTTATACGAAGGTTCAGAAAAAAGCAAATATAAACGTAACGCCTTCTCCCTTCCCCCAATTTTTAAGAGATATACAGATTTACAATATtagccaaaaaaaaattagattaaaaaagtaatgcACTTTCTTTTGCGCTTAACACAAGATGCGCGGCATAAGCGCGTTCACTTGGGCTGCTCACGTGGGTCGTTCACATGAGCATGTTCATATTTAGACACCACATCAATACACCCATATATCTCTATACCAATTTATAAGCCCATATATCTCTATACCAATTTATAAGCCCATATATCTCTATACCCATTTATAAGCCCATATATCTCTATACCCATTTATAAGCCCATATATCGCTATACCCATTTATAAGCCCATTTATCGCTATACCCGTTCAAATGTCCATATACCGCTAATtacatgttcatattttaccCTTTTTACAGAACCAGTATAATGTTAAAGAAGGAAGACGTAGGCACATCaaaaagaagataaattatattcCTTGTACTCTTCTCATCTaatctattttatttctctCTTATCCTTCCTGTTCTTTGTTTTTATCTACTtttccttcattttttttgaaaagtgAACAGTGAAAATTTCTCCTCacatattttcttaattttatgaGCGCATTACTTATATCCGCCTTCTACCAATTGTATCTTGTTTTTATAGGAGAATAAAACaacaaggaaaaaaaagctaaAGAAGTAATGAACATGATAAGGGACAaacgaaaaataagaaaaaaaatatatatatactacgGTGATATATGGTGTCAGGTGTTGTAAGGTACTTACGTTCATGTTATATATCCCATCTTAAGCATAATTGCTAGATGCTATAATGATAGAATTTTTACGGTATTGTTACTTCCTACTGAAGAACTCCACATGATATATGAGCGTTCATAAAGTATTATTTAAAGTAGAAGAGGTGCGATCAATTATATTTCTTCTCCTCATCTTATTCGTTCACAGATTATATCGTTATCTTATACCTTCACAGATTATATCGTTATCTTATACCTTCACAGATTATATCGTTATCCTTCACAGATTATTCGTTATCTTATACCTTCACAGATTATATCGTTATCTTATACCTTCACAGATTATATCGTTATCTTATACCTTCACAGATTATATCGTTATCTTATACCTTCACAGATTATATCGTTATCTTATACCTTCACAGATTATATCGTTATCTTATACCTTCACAGATTATCGTTATCTTATACCTTCACAGATTATCGTTATACCTTCACAGATTATATCGTTATCTTATACCTTCACAGATTATTTCGTTATCTTATACCTTCACAGATTATATCGTTATCTTATACCTTCACAGATTATTTCGTTATCTTATACCTTCACAGATTATCTCTTCATTTTAtctcttaatattttttcgtatttattgttttaattttttttcctttttttatctacTTTCGTTTCTCAACATTTGATGCACTCCCtctttgccttttttttttttttttttttgtgtgtataaatttttccattcatgggaagaaaacagaaaaattatttttaaaaaaatttcccgACTGTTTTAAGAATAAATCTCATTTCGAATTTTTAACTACATTCGGTAAGATAAATGTTAAGGCTACAGATAAATTTAGATAGTCTCCAcatttttctcattattCACTTAGTGCTCGTTGTTTCACACattcatttgttcatataagtgtatatgcgtacgtacatgcatatgtacttatttatgtttttatctattcattttatttatttattttttatatattttgttttcccACAAGCATAgtcattttttcaaaattttcctTAACATACTTTAGTCAAAATTGCTTTCCCAACGGTTAGCCCTTCGCACATGAGAAGATCCACGCTCATACAAAGTAGGTATACCCGTTCACAATTACatgcacacatacatacgcagtacatacacacacatacgtgcatatattCGTGCAATCTGTACGAAGGAATTGCAAGAATCATATGACCTTCAACCTAAACACGTAAGATATACAGATAAATGCGCAGAAGACCCCTGCTATCccctcaaaaaaaaaaaaaaaaaatacaaaatagaACAAAGCAAAACAAAACCAAATAGCAGAAAAGACATGccacatattttttttttttttttcttacgtAAAAATTGAACAGTGAAATATTGATCAAGCCCTGAAATATAGGGGTAAAATAGGTTGAgcaaaagaagaaaattgtACTAAACCGAGGCAGGTATAtaggcatatatatatgtatatacatacgtacgtgtgtacgtatgtatgtatgttttcCCGTGTGCACAATTTGGGCTGCCGCTCAAAGAGTAACACACGAGCGTGCAGCTAATTTTTTACGAATGGAAggacaaaaaataaatatagaggATTAAACAATGAAAGCAGTTATACAGAGGGTAAAAGGGGTAGTGTTAAGTGTAAAGGAAGAATCAGGTCAACAACATGAGAATGAGCTGCAAATATTTAGCAAAATCAATGAAGGACTTGTATGTTTTATAGGTATTCATAAAGATGATACATGGAATGATGCATTGTACATAATACGTAAATGCTTAAATCTACGACTATGGTctaatcaaaataaaaaatgggatAAATCTGTAAAAGATTTAAACTATGAATTGTTAGTTGTATCACAGTTTACTCTTTTTGCTAATACGAAGAAAGGTAATAAACCTGATTTTCATTTAGCTAAAGAACCGAATGAAGCTCATaccttatataataaaatgattgaacaatttataaaagaatataaaaaggagaaaataaaaacaggAAAATTTGGtcattatatgaatattgaTATAACAAATGATGGACCCGTCACAATTTTAATTGACAGTCATGATGTCAATTTGGAAAACTAGTCGCACTTAGGGATGAACCGACTACACAAGAGTGTGTTAGGTTTCCACAAAGGAAGCAAGTGCTACATACCTAAGTGCGTGTGTTTggatgtatgcatgtattcatattgttattaattctttctagcatttttaattttttaatagagGAAAACACTACgaagtaaaaaattacttaacAATTAAGTAGTTACtcagatataaaaaaattttattatgtttatttatttattttttattattttattttactattttattttacattttcattttattttactattttattttacattttcattttattttaccattttattttacattttcattttatttcactattttattttacattttcattttattttacattttcattttatttcactattttattttacattttcattttattttactattttattttacattttcattttattttacattttcattttattttacattttcattttattttactattttattttacattttcattttattttacttgcCCACAATTAAAAACTAACATTGTGCACTTGAAAAGAAGGTAATGTTACGCTCAGGCAAACGTTAA
Proteins encoded:
- the PmUG01_09017600 gene encoding IWS1-like protein, putative — its product is MEASLNNNKAELVNNLGLLNDDNYLEGNVEENDKHRMKTTKKIGATKKRKTKEDADLRKQEKVETEEKEDKEDHDKVVKNDGYADSSNDDDDPIHSEDKSKEKDDLNKKSNQQKDKSKNVVENEFTIDDNIFSDQNNSNDNKDKEEGDNNKSKDRGDDIDEGEVDDDNSKDKIKNKNNDKNNDKNNDKDNYKNNDKNNDKDNDKNNDKNNDKNNDKNNDKNNDKNNDKNNDKNNDKNNDKNNDKNNDKNNDSDLGKDDLSGMEEEKKKKKRQKLRVKKKRDDISDSEQNEEDALGRKDGKKEMERRKKNKKKLKGLKRSKFIDSVAEEGELSEEDDHNDNEDEDTMNDDVNDNDNYSSLNSRIKKKESSAKNEYSGLGLDDEDEDEEDEEGEGEYENDMVYSNKTEKKKKTHFDEILENLKLKRKRVQKISEDDGLQYCENVLNQMILMHEQDIKNMKEKKPATAKLQIIDQVCKILTKPKWKPFFMKLNIYHVLALWLMPLSKNTLPNFTIRTNLLRVIQQLPITIKSLRGSQLGKIMTYLHTHKDETDENKKLIRNILQNWMGPIIGINTNYKQFLKERQKRIVENPEYHKKVLEKAKTLIPDSISIEKEEEQNEFKRHATVPYNSECSFLINVPSSVPNSSKKIIPKSKIKRLIDNMKLLKRSRKSQKVSIEGKGVAIAP
- the PmUG01_09017700 gene encoding conserved Plasmodium protein, unknown function; amino-acid sequence: MKNEVKSEGKNHTISDGKNNAKCEGKNDVTKKRKDQALKDYIYQNILKKDIFMNIFKGRNNYSNNEKKKISENIEIAKKKEDNTNNVDIIHNEDEEYMLFLSYIYNDVTSFIENNKDYNLKEFDFLDTEDLIMEICANICHKTYNNIKMMFNKSKESETTFHIDSCMNEKHEQHSNTSLNDSSFFFIPPMEFVVSYIHKLQYGKGDISRGVVDFIRSNNYDKHPLLYSCEPNEIGRNEVKNEHVNTRDEQGEEQQVMSKTFFQKDCPQFTKYQQNDEKKMCMITQEKSLSVEEHTISNNNEDVAEYPCSASNMCNGNIKPIHANLDHFSFHNEKKYDNELKEKMPISYMLNGDEKRNLEFWTNHKNYINSVHKTQLMGNNPSTQNITINRNDNFEDFEDPHSNDISNSNNSDGDSFCKYYDCVNNFSSNFFSAEVKEEHNMISMNNEGKGYTHFENAKTERKDDMSISNCRTMRDVNLNIISNVSSSFHCGGIGKDGDNHYNDNEKFNTCGSTYNKEHEDSASNKEEGEEHTPRKTDSSFSSHISYSSEAIKTIFPVKEISCNIQQQKMNFLNHEIISDHVKVKDIHADVKVLHHCDYNMDEDTNDDDTVGGGGSDIGSIGVNSNCVQNNDSTDNIINTGKDGFPVSAYDDSCNITSSNYLSTTGKLNDNMEEYNLDTQGIAGDTNGNSFENANNGIVCLPKKECNTREEKNRTNYNAAATTCTTTNNNDYNNTSESMSKDEEDGESEFSKKKVEFNESEYYEKAEKRMINKKIFKDEDQKEFTKNYNLHDDYYYFKYLNKCENTANPYRYTKVQKKANINVTPSPFPQFLRDIQIYNISQKKIRLKK
- the PmUG01_09017800 gene encoding D-tyrosyl-tRNA(Tyr) deacylase, putative, which translates into the protein MKAVIQRVKGVVLSVKEESGQQHENELQIFSKINEGLVCFIGIHKDDTWNDALYIIRKCLNLRLWSNQNKKWDKSVKDLNYELLVVSQFTLFANTKKGNKPDFHLAKEPNEAHTLYNKMIEQFIKEYKKEKIKTGKFGHYMNIDITNDGPVTILIDSHDVNLEN